A genomic window from Pectinophora gossypiella unplaced genomic scaffold, ilPecGoss1.1 Pgos_43, whole genome shotgun sequence includes:
- the LOC126381287 gene encoding uncharacterized protein LOC126381287 isoform X2: protein MMKLHLIYLTLLSLSDAAFVSHMGLVNQNHNHNSNQGAINRVRASAFRPGVMLRPWTHPRLVQAASHRVPYVIYRNQPQRYAVKHYSPTRVFTGPWKASRPGAPVSAEYEFVRTASAPTIHTDGGKGAIHTIPAPNLSLSEKPIVVMDDHVFHHNIVTESPKIYEVTEKYLDHFSNSVPARIEKPIGFSKATSFTAPELHSLVKNGLQLSSDLGLSSIALPSSLQQQIHHHIQQQAAASQQNRLQQQQQQNNLFQQQQQQIHQNQHAQHQQNFIPHGIVPQQFSLQNLHNIQNNQEIVQAVPEGLVISPNALYQPDPAFLEKLQNQLLQRFPGVEFVPYPADLQPVQSQSIQSQVPAIHLQQVPQTQQPQQPQSVQPLQQHPQSSPLFLLQNEQIVKQDPPTFGLAENQNHKNVFLRETHEGNVVTLVPQIVVTNATEHEFEVTSASMPQNVTLELVQAESKPEATTVKYIIETTTEEQKTTPVFYTVSQSTQTPSDDATSGQNIANAQVVQSTGNVVTDSFYSGVNDIRAAAALAQVEKPEESTIAQENITTTLLPVPSSTIKADLKQYFVQQSETAKENKTTEIKPLLGVPFAKAPNSVAYTLVRSDDKETKVAKDGSVYAGQLVEASVSEDSDFNKEKAHLLNRRAPLRLVAVTRNKETTTTPAAPQKVTIVKARIPPKSKLTFDDKTGEPVLRIYASYVDNSAQKEATASKLANIKHTKEVVTRQQDTADKWRRPTVNALAKPHGFEPTQVTQFGLKLRSRSDSFSPLFDDYMV, encoded by the exons ATGATGAAG cTACATCTAATCTACCTCACGCTTCTGTCGCTCTCTGACGCGGCGTTCGTCAGTCACATGGGGTTGGTGAACCAGAACCACAACCATAATAGCAACCAGGGCGCCATCAACCGGGTGCGGGCGTCCGCCTTCCGCCCCGGCGTCATGCTGCGGCCCTGGACACATCCGAGACTGGTGCAAGCCGCGTCACATAGAGTGCCCTACGTCATCTATAGGAATCAGCCGCAACG GTATGCAGTGAAGCACTACTCCCCGACGCGCGTCTTCACGGGCCCGTGGAAGGCGAGCCGGCCGGGCGCGCCCGTCTCCGCCGAGTACGAGTTCGTGCGCACCGCCTCCGCGCCCACGATCCACACCGACGGTGGTAAAG GTGCCATCCACACTATACCAGCGCCCAACCTCAGCCTGTCGGAGAAGCCCATCGTCGTCATGGATGACCACGTCTTCCATCATAACATCGTCACTGAATCT CCGAAAATATACGAGGTGACAGAAAAATACCTAGACCACTTTTCGAATTCAGTCCCAGCTAGAATAGAAAAGCCTATAGGATTCTCCAAAGCCACA TCGTTCACAGCACCAGAACTACATTCACTAGTCAAGAACGGACTGCAACTGAGTTCAGACTTGGGACTCTCATCGATAGCGTTGCCATCATCACTGCAACAACAGATACACCATCACATTCAACAACAAGCCGCAGCGAGCCAACAAAATCGCCTGcaacagcaacaacaacaaaataacttattccaacagcaacaacaacaaatcCATCAAAATCAACATGCTCAGCATCAACAGAACTTTATACCCCATGGGATAGTTCCTCAGCAGTTCTCTTTACAG AATTTACACAATATCCAGAATAATCAAGAAATCGTACAAGCGGTGCCAGAAGGGTTGGTGATATCGCCGAATGCGTTGTACCAGCCAGACCCCGCCTTCTTGGAGAAGCTTCAGAATCAACTGCTACAACGGTTCCCTGGCGTCGAGTTCGTGCCTTACCCGGCCGATTTACAACCCGTCCAGTCTCAATCCATCCAATCACAAGTACCTGCCATACATCTTCAGCAAGTGCCACAAACACAACAACCACAACAACCGCAATCTGTGCAACCACTACAACAGCACCCGCAGTCATCACCCCTGTTCTTACTCCAGAACGAACAAATCGTCAAACAAGATCCACCCACCTTCGGTCTAGCCGAAAATCAAAACCACAAGAACGTATTCCTAAGAGAAACCCACGAAGGCAATGTAGTGACGTTAGTCCCGCAAATAGTCGTAACTAACGCCACTGAACACGAGTTCGAAGTGACTTCTGCTTCAATGCCGCAAAACGTCACATTAGAACTTGTGCAAGCCGAATCGAAACCAGAAGCGACCACTGTAAAATACATTATAGAAACGACTACTGAAGAACAGAAAACGACTCCAGTTTTTTACACAGTCAGTCAGAGTACTCAAACTCCTAGCGACGATGCTACATCTGGTCAGAACATTGCCAACGCTCAGGTTGTCCAAAGTACAGGTAATGTTGTGACCGACAGTTTTTATTCCGGTGTTAATGACATCCGAGCTGCAGCTGCTCTAGCACAAGTAGAAAAACCAGAAGAATCTACTATTGCACAGGAAAATATTACAACTACTCTCCTTCCTGTTCCATCCTCAACCATCAAAGCTGATctgaaacaatattttgttcaGCAGTCGGAAACagctaaagaaaataaaacgacTGAAATAAAACCTCTTCTTGGCGTCCCATTCGCAAAAGCACCAAACTCTGTCGCATATACTTTAGTGCGGTCCGACGATAAGGAGACAAAAGTTGCAAAAGATGGATCAGTGTACGCTGGTCAGTTAGTAGAAGCCAGTGTAAGCGAAGATTCGGACTTTAATAAAGAGAAAGCTCACTTACTAAACAGACGAGCGCCTCTAAGGCTAGTAGCCGTGACTCGGAACAAGGAAACCACTACTACACCGGCCGCTCCTCAAAAAGTAACTATAGTGAAAGCTAGGATTCCACCAAAAAGTAAACTGACTTTTGATGACAAAACTGGAGAACCTGTATTAAGAATATACGCAAGTTACGTCGACAATTCAGCGCAG AAAGAAGCAACAGCCTCAAAGCTAGCGAATATCAAGCACACTAAGGAAGTAGTCACTCGACAACAGGACACTGCAGATAAGTGGAGACGGCCCACTGTGAACGCATTAGCCAAACCCCACGGGTTTGAGCCAACACAAGTAACTCAGTTTGGGCTTAAACTTAGATCTAGAAGTGACAGTTTTTCGCCACTCTTCGATGATTATATGGTATAG
- the LOC126381292 gene encoding uncharacterized protein LOC126381292 gives MTTSGKRGKVLRSDARDIVYNVIKYFQEEKNLERYHPFQYANARAAMATGLSVSTIVKIKKEGQLAEEKKTRIRTPSKGRRGLHNTRVPIDNFDICAIGNIVNSIYDVRKEVPTLNKILASAKKDLNFKGSKTTLRRILKNKLGYRFKKCRQNRSILIEKDNIKAWRARYLRRIRENDALGPDKKPVIYMDETWIHAHYTVSKCWQSSRDKGVRKNDSPGQRWVIVHAGSENGFVSGAGLVFKAKCKTGDYHDEMDGQNFLKYLNEKLIPNLPPSCILVLDNASYHSMQLDKAPTTATRKDDVKKFMKEHNITYREEWTKAELLTELKKQMPEKKYVVDELLKSHGHEVLRLPPYNCDLNPIEHIWNLLKQRVADKNVEQHENKIEQLTKDAISSITAEDWKKQINHIKRVEETYWTRDVTNETEIDDFIIRVGMDSSDDSSSETDTSAEERDSEMSGIEEIDYDDPGEGTSTSTKTGERPSTSQN, from the exons ATGACGACTTCTGGAAAACGAGGCAAGGTTCTTCGAAGTGATGCACGTGATATTGTTTATAACGTCATCAAATACTtccaagaagaaaaaaatttgGAACGGTATCATCCGTTTCAATACGCAAACGCTCGCGCCGCCATGGCCACGGGTTTATCTGTTAGCACtattgtgaaaataaaaaaagaag gtcaacttgctgaggagaagaagaCAAGAATTCGGACACCCAGCAAAGGGAGACGTGGTCTACATAATACTAGAGTCCCCATTGACAATTTTGATATCTGTGCCATCGGAAATATTGTTAATTCTATTTACGATGTGCGTAAAGAAGTACCcacgttaaataaaatattggcaTCCGCAAAAAAAGACTTAAATTTTAAAGGATCTAAAACAACTTTGAGgcggattttaaaaaataaacttggctATCGGTTCAAAAAATGCCGTCAAAACAGATCGATTCTTATAGAAAAAGACAATATTAAAGCTTGGCGAGCCCGCTATTTGCGACGCATTAGAGAAAATGATGCATTAGGACCCGATAAAAAACCTGTGATATATATGGATGAAACATGGATTCACGCCCACTATACAGTAAGCAAATGCTGGCAAAGTTCGAGGGATAAGGGTGTTCGAAAAAATGACAGCCCTGGCCAAAGGTGGGTAATAGTTCACGCAGGAAGTGAAAATGGTTTCGTGAGTGGTGCTGGCCTGGTTTTTAAAGCGAAATGTAAAACAGGTGACTACCACGACGAAATGGATGGCcaaaattttctaaaatatttgaatgaaaaattaATTCCAAATCTGCCTCCATCATGTATTCTAGTACTAGACAATGCTTCGTATCATTCGATGCAATTGGACAAAGCACCAACAACGGCTACTCGAAAAGATGATGTAAAAAAATTTATGAAGGAACATAATATAACCTACAGAGAGGAATGGACAAAAGCAGAGCTCCTAACAGAGTTAAAGAAACAAATGCCAGAGAAAAAGTATGTAGTggatgaattattaaaatcacacggacacgaagtcctaagattgcCCCCATATAACTGTGATTTGAACCCGATTGAGCATATCTGGAATTTGTTAAAACAAAGGGTTGCTGACAAAAATGTGGAACAGCATGAAAACAAAATTGAACAACTAACAAAAGATGCCATCTCATCAATAACAGCTGAAGACTGGAAAAAACAAATCAACCATATTAAAAGAGTAGAAGAAACGTACTGGACACGTGACGTTACGAATGAAACGGAAATAGATGATTTCATTATACGAGTGGGTATGGATAGCAGCGACGATTCATCAAGTGAAACTGATACTTCGGCGGAAGAAAGGGACAGTGAGATGTCTGGGATTGAAGAGATTGATTACGATGACCCCGGTGAAGGGACATCAACGTCTACTAAAACCGGTGAAAGGCCATCAACGTCTCAAAATTAA
- the LOC126381294 gene encoding methionine aminopeptidase 1-like, producing the protein MAAIGMCETPGCKSVAQLQCPTCIKLGIQGSFFCNQDCFKKSWKNHKIIHSLAKGESTDGSNVEYNPWPSYTFTGKLKPYPPGPKRTVPAHIGRPDYADHPTGFPASENAAKGSGQIKVLDDEEIEGMRVACRLGREVLDEAAKACGVGVTTDEIDRVVHEACIERECYPSPLNYHNFPNSCCTSVNEVICHGIPDSRPLEDGDVCNVDVTVYHRGFHGDLNETFFVGNVPESSRKLVQVTYECLQKAIEIVKPGEKYREIGNVIQKHAQANGFSVVRSYCGHGIHRLFHTAPNVPHYAKNKAVGVMKPGHCFTIEPMINEGGWRDEQWPDHWTAVTADGSRSAQFEQTLLVTETGCDILTKRAAGRPWFMDQLEKLNKS; encoded by the exons atggcTGCGATTGGAATGTGTGAAACTCCCGGTTGCAAATCCGTTGCACAGCTTCAATGTCCGACGTGTATAAAACTGGGTATACAGGGCTCGTTTTTCTGCAACCAAGACTGTTTCAAGAAATCGTGGAAGAATCACAAAATTATCCACTCGTTGGCGA AGGGTGAGAGTACTGATGGATCGAACGTGGAGTATAATCCTTGGCCGTCGTATACATTTACGGGGAAGTTGAAGCCGTACCCGCCGGGGCCGAAGCGCACGGTGCCGGCTCATATCGGTCGTCCGGACTATGCGGACCATCCGACCGGTTTCCCGGCTTCAGAGAACGCTGCGAAGGGTTCCGGTCAGATAAAAGTGTTAGATGATGAAGAGATCGAGGGCATGCGCGTCGCCTGCCGCCTGGGTCGGGAGGTGCTGGACGAGGCAGCCAA aGCCTGTGGTGTAGGAGTGACAACTGATGAGATTGACCGTGTGGTCCACGAGGCTTGCATTGAAAGAGAGTGCTACCCGAGCCCGCTCAACTATCATAACTTCCCAAATAGCTGTTGTACGTCCGTCAATGAAGTCATCTGCCATGGCATACCTGATAGCCGTCCTTTAGAG GATGGTGATGTCTGCAATGTGGATGTCACTGTTTACCACCGAGGTTTCCATGGCGATTTGAATGAGACATTCTTCGTAGGGAATGTTCCGGAATCCAGCCGTAAACTAGTGCAGGTCACATATGAGTGCTTACAGAAAGCTATAGAGATAGTGAAGCCGGGAGAGAAGTACCGGGAGATtgggaatgtgattcagaaacACGCGCAAGCTAACGGGTTCAGTGTGGTACGGTCGTACTGTGGTCATGGAATACACAGGCTGTTCCACACGGCACCAAATGTGCCACATTATGCCA AAAACAAAGCAGTGGGAGTGATGAAGCCAGGCCACTGCTTCACTATCGAGCCGATGATCAATGAGGGCGGCTGGCGGGACGAGCAGTGGCCGGATCACTGGACCGCCGTCACCGCCGACGGCTCACGCTCCGCTCAA tttgaACAAACGCTGCTGGTGACGGAGACAGGGTGCGACATCCTGACGAAGCGCGCCGCCGGCCGGCCGTGGTTCATGGACCAACTAGAGAAGCTCAATAAGTCCTAG
- the LOC126381287 gene encoding daxx-like protein isoform X1 — protein sequence MMKLHLIYLTLLSLSDAAFVSHMGLVNQNHNHNSNQGAINRVRASAFRPGVMLRPWTHPRLVQAASHRVPYVIYRNQPQRYAVKHYSPTRVFTGPWKASRPGAPVSAEYEFVRTASAPTIHTDGGKGAIHTIPAPNLSLSEKPIVVMDDHVFHHNIVTESPKIYEVTEKYLDHFSNSVPARIEKPIGFSKATSFTAPELHSLVKNGLQLSSDLGLSSIALPSSLQQQIHHHIQQQAAASQQNRLQQQQQQNNLFQQQQQQIHQNQHAQHQQNFIPHGIVPQQFSLQNLHNIQNNQEIVQAVPEGLVISPNALYQPDPAFLEKLQNQLLQRFPGVEFVPYPADLQPVQSQSIQSQVPAIHLQQVPQTQQPQQPQSVQPLQQHPQSSPLFLLQNEQIVKQDPPTFGLAENQNHKNVFLRETHEGNVVTLVPQIVVTNATEHEFEVTSASMPQNVTLELVQAESKPEATTVKYIIETTTEEQKTTPVFYTVSQSTQTPSDDATSGQNIANAQVVQSTGNVVTDSFYSGVNDIRAAAALAQVEKPEESTIAQENITTTLLPVPSSTIKADLKQYFVQQSETAKENKTTEIKPLLGVPFAKAPNSVAYTLVRSDDKETKVAKDGSVYAGQLVEASVSEDSDFNKEKAHLLNRRAPLRLVAVTRNKETTTTPAAPQKVTIVKARIPPKSKLTFDDKTGEPVLRIYASYVDNSAQVNGMNGTLSTGHFSDLQGASSQSISSSINLSSASSDFATTPKVLLMTTKSSFSNSNTPQFTSIIATSSKSSNSVNFRSKSNNGTTSCKPPSIADLSSTTISCNIIE from the exons ATGATGAAG cTACATCTAATCTACCTCACGCTTCTGTCGCTCTCTGACGCGGCGTTCGTCAGTCACATGGGGTTGGTGAACCAGAACCACAACCATAATAGCAACCAGGGCGCCATCAACCGGGTGCGGGCGTCCGCCTTCCGCCCCGGCGTCATGCTGCGGCCCTGGACACATCCGAGACTGGTGCAAGCCGCGTCACATAGAGTGCCCTACGTCATCTATAGGAATCAGCCGCAACG GTATGCAGTGAAGCACTACTCCCCGACGCGCGTCTTCACGGGCCCGTGGAAGGCGAGCCGGCCGGGCGCGCCCGTCTCCGCCGAGTACGAGTTCGTGCGCACCGCCTCCGCGCCCACGATCCACACCGACGGTGGTAAAG GTGCCATCCACACTATACCAGCGCCCAACCTCAGCCTGTCGGAGAAGCCCATCGTCGTCATGGATGACCACGTCTTCCATCATAACATCGTCACTGAATCT CCGAAAATATACGAGGTGACAGAAAAATACCTAGACCACTTTTCGAATTCAGTCCCAGCTAGAATAGAAAAGCCTATAGGATTCTCCAAAGCCACA TCGTTCACAGCACCAGAACTACATTCACTAGTCAAGAACGGACTGCAACTGAGTTCAGACTTGGGACTCTCATCGATAGCGTTGCCATCATCACTGCAACAACAGATACACCATCACATTCAACAACAAGCCGCAGCGAGCCAACAAAATCGCCTGcaacagcaacaacaacaaaataacttattccaacagcaacaacaacaaatcCATCAAAATCAACATGCTCAGCATCAACAGAACTTTATACCCCATGGGATAGTTCCTCAGCAGTTCTCTTTACAG AATTTACACAATATCCAGAATAATCAAGAAATCGTACAAGCGGTGCCAGAAGGGTTGGTGATATCGCCGAATGCGTTGTACCAGCCAGACCCCGCCTTCTTGGAGAAGCTTCAGAATCAACTGCTACAACGGTTCCCTGGCGTCGAGTTCGTGCCTTACCCGGCCGATTTACAACCCGTCCAGTCTCAATCCATCCAATCACAAGTACCTGCCATACATCTTCAGCAAGTGCCACAAACACAACAACCACAACAACCGCAATCTGTGCAACCACTACAACAGCACCCGCAGTCATCACCCCTGTTCTTACTCCAGAACGAACAAATCGTCAAACAAGATCCACCCACCTTCGGTCTAGCCGAAAATCAAAACCACAAGAACGTATTCCTAAGAGAAACCCACGAAGGCAATGTAGTGACGTTAGTCCCGCAAATAGTCGTAACTAACGCCACTGAACACGAGTTCGAAGTGACTTCTGCTTCAATGCCGCAAAACGTCACATTAGAACTTGTGCAAGCCGAATCGAAACCAGAAGCGACCACTGTAAAATACATTATAGAAACGACTACTGAAGAACAGAAAACGACTCCAGTTTTTTACACAGTCAGTCAGAGTACTCAAACTCCTAGCGACGATGCTACATCTGGTCAGAACATTGCCAACGCTCAGGTTGTCCAAAGTACAGGTAATGTTGTGACCGACAGTTTTTATTCCGGTGTTAATGACATCCGAGCTGCAGCTGCTCTAGCACAAGTAGAAAAACCAGAAGAATCTACTATTGCACAGGAAAATATTACAACTACTCTCCTTCCTGTTCCATCCTCAACCATCAAAGCTGATctgaaacaatattttgttcaGCAGTCGGAAACagctaaagaaaataaaacgacTGAAATAAAACCTCTTCTTGGCGTCCCATTCGCAAAAGCACCAAACTCTGTCGCATATACTTTAGTGCGGTCCGACGATAAGGAGACAAAAGTTGCAAAAGATGGATCAGTGTACGCTGGTCAGTTAGTAGAAGCCAGTGTAAGCGAAGATTCGGACTTTAATAAAGAGAAAGCTCACTTACTAAACAGACGAGCGCCTCTAAGGCTAGTAGCCGTGACTCGGAACAAGGAAACCACTACTACACCGGCCGCTCCTCAAAAAGTAACTATAGTGAAAGCTAGGATTCCACCAAAAAGTAAACTGACTTTTGATGACAAAACTGGAGAACCTGTATTAAGAATATACGCAAGTTACGTCGACAATTCAGCGCAGGTAAATGGAATGAATGGCACTCTATCTACTGGACACTTTTCGGATCTTCAGGGGGCTTCAAGTCAATCTATATCTTCATCTATAAACTTGTCTTCAGCGTCTTCCGACTTTGCAACAACGCCTAAAGTTCTTCTTATGACAACTAAATCATCATTTTCAAATTCTAACACTCCTCAGTTTACTTCTATCATAGCAACCTCATCCAAGTCTTCCAACTCTGTTAATTTTCGATCTAAATCTAATAATGGTACTACATCCTGCAAACCACCATCTATAGCTGATCTTTCTTCTACTACAATTTCATGTAACATAATCGAGTGA